One genomic segment of Odocoileus virginianus isolate 20LAN1187 ecotype Illinois chromosome 17, Ovbor_1.2, whole genome shotgun sequence includes these proteins:
- the BTBD17 gene encoding BTB/POZ domain-containing protein 17, translated as MRRLGSAKPRPWACFWAMLTLVGMVTRAAQKADVGGESAGTSINHSQMLLQRLQELLRQGNASDVVLRVQAVGTDEVRVFHAHRLLLGLHSEQFRELLSNQSEVVLQEPRDCAAVFDKFIRYLYCGELTVLLAQAIPLHQLATKYRVASLQRGVADYMRAHLAGGAGPAVGWYHYAVSTGDEALRQSCLQFLAWNLSAVAGSAEWGAVSPELLARLLPRSDLVLQDELELFQALEAWLGRARPPPAVAERALRAIRYPMIPPAQLFQLQARSAALARHGPAVADLLLQAYQFHAASPLHYAKFFDVNGSAFLPRNYLAPAWGAPWVINNPARDDRSTSFQTQLGPSGHDSGRRVTWNVLFSPRWLPVSLRPVYADAAGTALPLARPEDGRPRLVVTPASSGGDAAGVSFQKTVLVGARQHGRLLVRHAYSFHQSSEEAGDFLAHADLQRRNSEYLVENALHLHLIVKPVYHTLIRTPK; from the exons ATGCGCAGGCTGGGCTCTGCCAAGCCCAGGCCCTGGGCCTGCTTCTGGGCCATGCTGACCTTGGTGGGGATGGTCACTCGTGCAG CCCAGAAAGCCGATGTCGGCGGGGAGTCAGCGGGCACCTCCATCAACCACTCCCAGATGCTGCTCCAGCGCCTGCAGGAACTGCTGCGGCAGGGGAATGCCAGCGATGTGGTGCTGCGGGTGCAGGCTGTGGGCACCGACGAGGTCCGAGTTTTCCACGCCCACCGCCTGCTGCTGGGACTGCACAGTGAGCAGTTCCGGGAGCTGCTGAGTAACCAGAGCGAGGTGGTGCTGCAGGAGCCCCGGGACTGTGCTGCCGTCTTCGACAAGTTTATCAG GTACCTCTACTGCGGCGAGCTGACCGTGCTGCTGGCACAGGCCATCCCCCTGCACCAGCTGGCCACCAAGTACCGCGTGGCCTCCTTGCAGCGGGGCGTGGCCGACTACATGCGCGCGCACCTGGCGGGCGGCGCGGGCCCGGCGGTGGGCTGGTACCACTATGCGGTGAGCACTGGAGACGAGGCCCTGCGCCAGAGCTGCCTGCAGTTCCTGGCCTGGAACCTGTCGGCCGTGGCGGGGAGCGCCGAGTGGGGCGCCGTGAGCCCTGAGCTGCTGGCGCGGCTGCTGCCGCGCTCGGACCTCGTGCTGCAGGACGAGCTGGAGCTGTTCCAGGCGCTGGAGGCGTGGCTGGGCCGCGCGCGGCCGCCGCCGGCCGTGGCCGAGCGCGCGCTGCGCGCCATCCGCTACCCCATGATCCCTCCGGCGCAGCTGTTCCAGCTGCAGGCGCGCTCGGCTGCCCTGGCGCGCCACGGCCCGGCGGTGGCCGACCTGCTGCTGCAGGCCTACCAGTTCCACGCCGCCTCGCCGCTGCACTACGCCAAGTTCTTCGACGTCAACGGCAGCGCCTTCCTGCCCCGCAACTACCTCGCGCCCGCCTGGGGCGCCCCGTGGGTCATCAACAACCCGGCCCGCGACGACCGCAGTACCAGCTTCCAGACGCAGCTGGGTCCGAGCGGCCACGACTCGGGCCGCCGGGTCACCTGGAACGTGCTCTTCTCGCCGCGCTGGCTGCCGGTCAGCCTGCGGCCCGTCTACGCGGACGCCGCGGGCACCGCGCTGCCCCTCGCACGCCCCGAGGACGGCCGGCCGCGGCTGGTGGTCACACCGGCCAGCAGCGGCGGCGACGCGGCAGGCGTGAGCTTCCAGAAAACCGTGCTGGTGGGGGCGCGCCAACACGGCCGCCTTCTGGTCCGCCACGCCTACAGCTTCCACCAGAGCAGCGAGGAGGCCGGCGACTTCCTGGCGCACGCCGACCTGCAGCGGCGCAACTCCGAGTACCTGGTGGAGAATGCCCTGCATCTCCACCTCATCGTCAAGCCCGTCTATCACACCCTCATCCGGACCCCCAAGTAG
- the KIF19 gene encoding kinesin-like protein KIF19 isoform X6: MCPALAGRLLTIRPPGKSLSSSCSKSVLIPKVCAPSPTIPFQLPVFILKDAHSDVYASKGPNPNSYSSGDCHWALLLGPLSVHLMWSSDEAGTISVLILQLRKVRLKGAKWLPGWAGMVLRPTLGPPGFQGFLTFSGQCLRILALYEVIWAHLCKECKNLTNILTLQLLKHQLDALSLLSPLRKLTVKQNLLSVSYHIAQYTNIIADLRAEIQRLKGKIEERGGRSPDRAQLGRSDIRHIQAEVQQHSGQGEQAAMEHLREQLISTFQEQMDMRRRLLELENRGMELQMDTSRHLLTIASWKHEKSRRALKWREERRKESFTKDDPGKDLDTGDGQPDIEEPAEVVSAHESITALMTEQKKLRKQKLALEQRCRELRARGRRLEETLPRRVNSEEQREALGLLCRVHELELENAEMQSHALLRDGALRHRREALRRLEQRRSLCEEIIRAQRQLIQDCNLAVPQHLEELYDVYRREQEEGNLERATMMDRLASRALQDSALPKISPPGTVPTPEESDLENVKMPSSESPHQHKSFLPLLSTESEANHVFKASSRAWQAKGSSVPTPPPIPAGNLVTQEVATQVGLNGQINSSPESIENVSEIPLSRKGRKEIVSDTKSISVKAARRRSQAVGAEGRQLLAPTMKHSSLSLHSLGETDDVRPPRPLACKRLPSPTLQHAASEDSLSSSTGEAPSQAVERHGDGPCPALPGQKKSLSKKREESLEAKRKRKSQSFEVTGQGIPTQLPAHLALQPTQLSRPKTHIAGPRPVESNISDQRMPVLGHLTPSIRHQGKATLPMANVKLPPCQNSGPEDLSAVAAPSSPADVPGRVTRVPRLPHGTSTQSKDGHLRRN, encoded by the exons atgtgccctgcattggcaggcagactcttaaccattagaccaccagggaagtccctgtcctcCTCTTGTTCAAAGTCTGTGCTCATCCCCAAGGTctgtgcccccagccccaccatccCCTTCCAGCTTCCTGTTTTCATCTTAAAAGACGCTCATTCAGACGTTTACGCCTCCAAAGGCCCTAACCCCAACAGTTACAGTAGTGGTGACTGTCACTGGGCACTTTTACTGGGCCCTTTATCAGTTCATCTCATGTGGTCCTCCGACGAGGCAGGCACTATttctgtcctcattttacagttgaggaaagtgaggctgaaGGGAGCTAAGTGGCTTCCCGGTTGGGCAGGAATGGTGCTGAGACCAACACTGGGTCCTCCTGGTTTCCAAGGTTTCCTTACCTTTTCTGGTCAGTGTCTTAGAATCCTGGCTCTCTATGAGGTCATCTGGGCCCACCTGTGTAAAGAGTGTAAGAACCTAACGAATATTCTAACCCTGCAGCTCCTGAAACATCAGCTGGATGCTTTATCTCTGCTCTCTCCATTAAGGAAGTTAACG gtGAAGCAGAATCTGCTTAGCGTCTCCTACCACATCGCCCAGTACACGAACATCATCGCTGACCTCCGGGCCGAGATCCAGAGGCTCAAGGGCAAGATCGAGGAGCGGGGCGGGCGGAGCCCGGACCGAGCCCAGCTGGGGCGGAGCGACATCCGCCACATCCAGG CCGAGGTGCAGCAGCATAGTGGGCAGGGCGAACAGGCTGCGATGGAACACCTTCGTGAGCAGCTGATCAGCACCTTCCAGGAGCAGATGGACATGCGGAGACGCCTGCTGGAGCTGGAGAACCGCGGCATGGAGCTGCAGATGGACACCTCCCGCCATCTGCTCACCATCGCCAG CTGGAAGCACGAGAAGTCACGCCGGGCACTCAAGTGGCGGGAGGAGCGTCGGAAGGAGTCCTTCACTAAGGATGACCCCGGGAAGGACTTGGACACCGGTGATGGCCAGCCAGACATTGAGGAGCCCGCCGAGGTGGTGTCCGCCCACGAAAGCATCACTGCCTTGATGACCGAGCAGAAGAAGCTGCGAAAGCAGAAG CTGGCGCTGGAGCAGCGGTGCCGAGAGCTGCGCGCGCGGGGCCGCCGCCTGGAGGAGACGCTGCCGCGGCGCGTCAACTCGGAGGAGCAGCGCGAGGCGCTCGGCCTGCTCTGCCGCGTGCACGAGCTGGAGCTGGAGAACGCCGAGATGCAGTCGCACGCCCTGCTCCGCGACGGCGCGCTCCGCCACCGCCGCGAGGCCCTGCGCCGCCTGGAGCAGCGCCGCAGCCTCTGCGAGGAGATCATCCGCGCCCAGCGGCAGCTCATCCAGG ACTGCAACCTGGCCGTCCCGCAGCACCTGGAGGAGCTGTATGACGTGTACCgaagggagcaggaggagggcaaCCTGGAGCGCGCCACCATGATGGACCGCCTGGCCTCTCGGGCCTTGCAG gaCAGCGCCTTGCCCAAGATTAGCCCACCAGGAACCGTGCCGACCCCGGAGGAGTCTGACCTAGAGAATGTCAAGATGCCGAGCTCCGAGTCCCCACACCAACACAAGAGCTTCCTCCCTCTGCTCAGCACTGAGAG TGAAGCCAACCACGTGTTCAAGGCCAGCTCCCGGGCTTGGCAAGCGAAGGGCTCCTctgtgcccaccccaccccctatcCCGGCCGGCAACCTGGTGACACAGGAG GTCGCCACTCAGGTTGGTCTGAACGGCCAGATCAACTCCTCCCCTGAAAGCATCGAGAATGTGTCGGAGATCCCCTTGTCCCGCAAAG ggaggaaggagatagtgAGTGACACAAAGAGCATCTCCGTGAAGGCTGCCCGGCGCCGCTCGCAGGCCGTGGGGGCCGAGGGGCGCCAGCTGCTCGCACCCACCATGAAGCACAGCAGCCTGTCTCTGCACTCGCTGGGCGAGACTGATGACGTGCGGCCACCCAGACCGCTGGCCTGCAAGCGgctgcccagccccaccctccagcACGCTGCCAGTGAGGACAGCCTGTCCAGCAGCACGGGCGAGGCGCCATCCCAGGCAGTCGAACGTCATGGCGATGGCCCCTGTCCCGCGCTGCCAGGCCAGAAGAAAAGCCTAAGCAAGAAACGAGAGGAGTCTCTGGAGGCAAAGAGGAAGCGGAAGTCCCAGTCTTTTGAAGTCACGGGACAAGGG ATCCCCACGCAGCTCCCAGCTCATCTGGCTCTCCAGCCAACGCAGCTGTCCCGCCCCAAGACGCACATCGCTGGGCCCCGTCCCGTGGAGAGTAACATCTCAGACCAGAGGATGCCAGTGCTTGGGCACCTAACCCCTAGCATCCGGCACCAGGGAAAGGCCACGCTGCCTATGGCCAACGTCAAACTCCCTCCTTGCCAGAACTCGG GCCCTGAGGACCTCTCCGCCGTTGCTGCCCCCTCCAGCCCAGCGGACGTTCCCGGACGGGTTACTCGGGTGCCCCGCCTGCCCCATGGCACAAGCACCCAAAGCAAAGATGGACACTTGCGGCGCAACTGA